In a single window of the Neodiprion virginianus isolate iyNeoVirg1 chromosome 1, iyNeoVirg1.1, whole genome shotgun sequence genome:
- the LOC124310162 gene encoding uncharacterized protein LOC124310162 isoform X9: MYCLTEEMGEDSACSTTDTMSICKSSLLFSPVKETPVLPPGGSYSVDSLDCEDVLLTCQAHNKINYTIAFEGSMTMYSDGSQDFENQEKQNIRQIPDFYYDKKLNLKNMFGLSMAKSDSKVYTTWSNLKHSPANNVMTRHPSGNNNTMPNFLQANGQLNLNLNKKSQSLPDLTQTRELSRYPLNFSVDSAESNNHVGNLQSSGSIISRSINEDSSESTDHISTKKKLQNLSLVKRFMKQKSMSAEGMSMTLDQSGSASDSGWPTSNSESGSGSGTRTQIHQHNINNTCNNLTLENDFSINWVKSDYYNNKGTEHTFAGEDFDNIIRKQSPLLEEFEGELQSSASIEELSESISKIESMDGSRCEKHENSFLEDTVTQSNTEQINSSSKNSPLSKTTGTQVFTQVEDNSVQTSLIYLTKDKNYPSICETTIEKRPAYIVYPNYTLPDLSFLQLGQGKFDKVALRPQCFDRDRSRWRKYNKSNRPFSCNDLDAMKQRGFSHIKDWESLTFLLPAEYKRILHDVPEASKHVKLAEETKKPLFCLSPQMRHRARIIDEATPDNISSASSIGTQPSSGYRGSSTILTDSLINQQGVPNNSNPLYLYRYDSASSEASLTSQDTKQYRPSCKPKINAPTLPKRSISLPHGDRETRCNTKAPPRPPLPRGILRKDKLTNNKRYSMFEMGGVKEVENQQVTPETNKRMSLQEPYYLNNDHQSQQIRRLIDSEKDVDEVEERLYYAERLKESENCVNLELYPTECSDEIIQLEDFLRCSGFSSQSSDGDSEDQDVRLRSYVRQFLRLNMNKDLVKNVEMMESQKKTVSFAVQQRKEFLKNKGCTLGFTANKQSLDERRTSIAESPSGSSELKSFTTNGKSDMLRSVNKSVGLILNYWRIETVKDEQVQDNRNECTQLCLSNLCPALYAIMCDGLRPNINSSFGPLANSVWQVVEASSQQGPLTKTLNELVQKINGEDFVTEGMLKFHAFVFGLLNLRALDAWFAYLCTRESILRKHYSRSSLFVSSLACVNAREMVDALLDILQPLALCPFQLDMLYQYRQLHNSLGHMNNHLTNATVGLKSVDSTEVRGPSKREFFNNIVSPVKVRPRSCVDYAKGGNMQGILHEANLNNTIKKRWSNLPSGSKLIQAFDKLTLEDSEDYTDSLEHSPLKVGAPQNVSAKIKSPPISTGKVENEEMYPGGVKFKKLQEKWELMIGKEENKEQPIARSPESPARTPTNSGKSKIPRLLPSPTKQPMNVLSAIPKSSKSTTTGIPLLKKSAAIGQKIVNKQSSEIRKDLAGGRTSRLDQETGGIPRTHFARPSSLPYRPPHGGGTKEKCSTSPHRRAASTSLPRPTAVMRNAKIGTTKPPLKEVKTLTHRLPSDNGHLSFSEGEKLTVILEVDNKWLLCLRGEHKGLVPRSCVHAVQT, translated from the exons ATGTACTGCTTAACTGAGGAAATG GGAGAAGATTCTGCGTGTTCGACAACAGATACCATGTCCATATGCAAGTCGTCACTACTCTTCTCTCCTGTCAAGGAGACACCTGTGCTGCCACCAGGTGGCAGTTACAGCGTCGATTCCCTGGACTGTGAAGACGTTTTACTGACATGCCAAGCCCACAACAAAATTAACTACACAATTGCTTTTGAGGGGAGTATGACTATGTATTCCGACGGTTCGCAAGACTTTGAAAATCAAG aaaaacaaaatattcgtCAAATCCCAGATTTCTATTATGACAAAAAGttgaacttgaaaaatatgtttggCCTTTCAATGGCTAAATCAGACTCCAAAGTCTACACCACTTGGAGTAACTTGAAACATAGTCCAGCAAATAACGTTATGACTCGTCATCCATCTGGCAACAATAATACAATGCCCAATTTTCTCCAAGCAAACGGACAGCTGAATTtaaacttgaataaaaaaagtcaGAGTCTACCAGACCTCACGCAAACTCGAGAGCTGAGCCGGTATCCTCTTAACTTTTCT GTTGATTCGGCTGAATCAAATAATCACGTGGGCAATTTGCAAAGTTCAGGGTCAATCATCAGTCGTTCGATCAATGAAGATAGTTCCGAAAGCACGGACCACAtctcgacaaaaaaaaagctccAAAATTTGAGCCTAGTGAAACGTTTCATGAAGCAAAAAAGTATGAGTGCAGAAGGAATGAGTATGACCCTTGATCAATCGGGCTCAGCTAGCGACAGTGGTTGGCCAACAAGTAACAGTGAAAGTGGCAGCGGTAGTGGAACTCGTACTCAAATACATCAGcataatatcaataatacCTGTAATAATTTGACTTTGGAGAAtgatttttctataaattgGGTAAAGTCTgactattacaataataaaggAACAGAGCATACTTTTGCTGGTGAAGATTTTGACAATATTATAAGGAAACAATCACCGTTGTTGGAGGAATTTGAAGGAGAATTACAGTCTTCCGCATCTATTGAAGAATTGTCAGAGAgcatttcgaaaattgaatccATGGACGGCAGCAGGTGCGAGAAACACGAAAATTCTTTTCTGGAAGATACTGTTACGCAATCAAATACAGAACAGATAAACTCTTCCAGTAAGAATTCGCCACTTTCAAAAACCACTGGAACACAGGTGTTCACTCAAGTCGAGGACAATAGCGTCCAAACATCATTAATATATCTTACCAAAGACAAAAATTACCCATCGATTTGTGAAACCACCATTGAAAAAAGGCCGGCCTACATTGTTTACCCAAATTACACTCTACCAGACTTGTCGTTTTTGCAACTTGGACAGGGTAAATTTGACAAAGTAGCGTTAAGACCTCAGTGTTTTGACAGGGACCGAAGTAGATGGAGAAAGTACAACAAGTCCAACAGGCCATTCTCCTGCAATGACCTCGATGCCATGAAGCAGCGTGGATTCTCGCACATCAAAGATTGGGAGTCCCTGACGTTTCTGTTACCTGCGGAATATAAAAGAATTCTCCATGACGTTCCCGAAGCCTCAAAGCATGTCAAGCTAGCcgaggaaacaaaaaaaccacTATTCTGTTTGTCCCCGCAAATGCGGCACCGTGCTCGTATTATCGACGAGGCTACCCCAGATAATATTTCCTCTGCCAGTAGTATAGGCACACAACCGTCTTCAGGTTATAGAGGATCCTCAACAATTCTAACAGATTCATTGATCAATCAGCAAGGTGTACCAAATAATAGCAATCCCCTCTATTTATATCGATATGATAGTGCAAGCTCCGAAGCAAGCCTGACCTCCCAAGATACAAAGCAGTATAGGCCCTCCTGTAAACCAAAGATTAACGCACCGACCCTGCCTAAACGGTCCATCTCGCTGCCTCACGGAGACCGCGAAACTCGTTGCAACACGAAAGCACCTCCTCGACCTCCCCTTCCGAGAGGAATTTTGAGAAAAGACAAACTGACTAATAACAAAAGGTATAGCATGTTCGAGATGGGTGGTGTCAAAGAAGTGGAAAATCAACAGGTCACACctgaaacaaataaaagaaTGTCTCTGCAAGAACCTTACTACCTCAACAACGATCATCAGTCGCAGCAAATTCGTAGGTTAATTGATTCCGAAAAAGATGTTGATGAAGTAGAGGAACGTCTGTATTATGCAG AGCGATTGAAAGAGTCTGAAAATTGTGTTAATTTAGAACTGTATCCAACTGAATGCAGTGACGAAATTATACAGTTGGAAGATTTTCTAAGGTGCAGCGGGTTTTCTTCACAAAGTAGCGACGGCGATAGCGAAGATCAAGACGTAAGGCTCAGGTCCTATGTTAGACAATTCTTGCGACTAAATATGAACAAAGatttggtgaaaaatgttgagaTGATGGAATCTCAGAAAAAGACTGTGAGCTTCGCAGTACAACAAAGGAaagaatttctcaaaaataaG GGTTGCACTCTAGGTTTCACAGCAAACAAACAGTCACTGGACGAAAGGAGGACATCTATTGCTGAGTCTCCCAGTGGCAGCAGTGAATTAAAATCCTTTACTACGAACGGAAAAAGTG ATATGCTCAGGTCTGTCAACAAGTCTGTGGGTCTAATATTGAACTACTGGCGTATAGAAACAGTCAAGGATGAACAGGTTCAAGATAATAGAAACGAGTGCACCCAACTCTGTCTGAGTAACTTGTGTCCTGCCTTATACGCTATCATGTGCGACGGTTTGCGGCCAAACATTAATTCGTCTTTCGGACCCTTAGCTAATAGTGTCTGGCAAGTGGTCGAGGCATCTTCTCAACAAGGCCCGTTAACTAAAACTCTGAACGAATTGGTACAAAAGATAAATGGTGAAGACTTTGTCACAGAAGGAATGCTCAAGTTCCACGCATTTGTGTTTGGCTTGCTGAA CTTGAGGGCACTGGATGCTTGGTTTGCATATTTGTGCACACGGGAATCTATCTTACGAAAGCACTACTCCAGAAGCAGTTTATTTGTTAGTTCTCTCGCCTGCGTTAATGCCCGAGAAATGGTGGATGCACTTTTGGACATTCTTCAACCTCTTGCATTGTGCCCGTTTCAACTGGATATGCTGTATCAGTACCGTCAACTTCACAACAGCTTGGGGCATATGAACAATCATCTAACAAAC GCTACTGTAGGCTTAAAATCTGTGGATTCGACAGAAGTGAGAGGTCCAAGTAAacgagaatttttcaacaatattgtTAGTCCTGTCAAGGTAAGACCACGATCCTGTGTAGACTATGCAAAAGGGGGAAATATGCAAGGTATCCTGCATGAGGCTAACTTGAACAACACTATTAAAAAACGTTGGAGTAATCTTCCATCTGGTTCAAAACTGATCCAAGCATTTGACAAGCTCACTTTAGAAGACTCCGAAGATTATACTGATAGTCTTGAACATTCGCCATTGAAAGTGGGGGCTCCTCAAAACGTTTCAGCTAAAATCAAATCTCCCCCAATTTCTACTGGTAAAGttgaaaatgaggaaatgTATCCCGGTGGtgtcaaattcaaaaaactgCAAGAAAAGTGGGAGCTCATGATtggaaaagaggaaaataaagagCAACCTATCGCCCGATCACCCGAATCTCCGGCTCGAACGCCAACAAATTCGGGGAAGTCAAAAATTCCCCGATTGCTGCCTTCCCCTACGAAACAGCCTATGAACGTGTTATCTGCCATTCCAAAAAGTTCGAAATCAACAACAACTGGTATAcctttgttgaaaaaatctgctgcaattggacaaaaaatcgtaaataaacAGTCCAGTGAAATCCGTAAAGATTTAGCAGGTGGTCGAACCAGTCGTCTTGACCAGGAGACAGGTGGCATTCCACGAACTCATTTTGCGAGGCCGAGTTCTTTGCCATACAGGCCGCCACATGGTGGTGGCACCAAAGAAAAATGCTCGACATCCCCTCATAGAAGAGCCGCGTCTACCTCGTTGCCAAGGCCCACAGCTGTCATGAGAAACGCTAAAATAGGAACGACAAAACCACCTCTCAA AGAAGTCAAGACACTCACCCACAGGTTACCATCGGACAACGGTCATCTTTCATTCAGCGAAGGTGAAAAGCTAACTGTTATTCTTGAAGTAGATAACAAGTGGTTACTTTGTTTGAGAGGTGAACACAAAGGTTTGGTTCCAAGATCGTGCGTGCACGCTGTACAAACCTGA
- the LOC124310162 gene encoding uncharacterized protein LOC124310162 isoform X2 — MMLVLLLCVIMKIAEFSVGRSELAPSKSVRPVRSASPSGNKRKRRHRPYNRKLSEKCDCILQKCGSRDAAMDEPHTPGSDCNSNPSMDPSSQDLITSEFVHDNMDYQWFADCGYRDTGLHVHSSVLSSLSASYTCDDLRYDAECRYLDANFAEIDMESFRTADIHSLLTLPVICTDPVQHSESNYQRERYASMSGSMMEKLDFDSPISPHTSSQGEDSACSTTDTMSICKSSLLFSPVKETPVLPPGGSYSVDSLDCEDVLLTCQAHNKINYTIAFEGSMTMYSDGSQDFENQEKQNIRQIPDFYYDKKLNLKNMFGLSMAKSDSKVYTTWSNLKHSPANNVMTRHPSGNNNTMPNFLQANGQLNLNLNKKSQSLPDLTQTRELSRYPLNFSVDSAESNNHVGNLQSSGSIISRSINEDSSESTDHISTKKKLQNLSLVKRFMKQKSMSAEGMSMTLDQSGSASDSGWPTSNSESGSGSGTRTQIHQHNINNTCNNLTLENDFSINWVKSDYYNNKGTEHTFAGEDFDNIIRKQSPLLEEFEGELQSSASIEELSESISKIESMDGSRCEKHENSFLEDTVTQSNTEQINSSSKNSPLSKTTGTQVFTQVEDNSVQTSLIYLTKDKNYPSICETTIEKRPAYIVYPNYTLPDLSFLQLGQGKFDKVALRPQCFDRDRSRWRKYNKSNRPFSCNDLDAMKQRGFSHIKDWESLTFLLPAEYKRILHDVPEASKHVKLAEETKKPLFCLSPQMRHRARIIDEATPDNISSASSIGTQPSSGYRGSSTILTDSLINQQGVPNNSNPLYLYRYDSASSEASLTSQDTKQYRPSCKPKINAPTLPKRSISLPHGDRETRCNTKAPPRPPLPRGILRKDKLTNNKRYSMFEMGGVKEVENQQVTPETNKRMSLQEPYYLNNDHQSQQIRRLIDSEKDVDEVEERLYYAELYPTECSDEIIQLEDFLRCSGFSSQSSDGDSEDQDVRLRSYVRQFLRLNMNKDLVKNVEMMESQKKTVSFAVQQRKEFLKNKGCTLGFTANKQSLDERRTSIAESPSGSSELKSFTTNGKSDMLRSVNKSVGLILNYWRIETVKDEQVQDNRNECTQLCLSNLCPALYAIMCDGLRPNINSSFGPLANSVWQVVEASSQQGPLTKTLNELVQKINGEDFVTEGMLKFHAFVFGLLNLRALDAWFAYLCTRESILRKHYSRSSLFVSSLACVNAREMVDALLDILQPLALCPFQLDMLYQYRQLHNSLGHMNNHLTNATVGLKSVDSTEVRGPSKREFFNNIVSPVKVRPRSCVDYAKGGNMQGILHEANLNNTIKKRWSNLPSGSKLIQAFDKLTLEDSEDYTDSLEHSPLKVGAPQNVSAKIKSPPISTGKVENEEMYPGGVKFKKLQEKWELMIGKEENKEQPIARSPESPARTPTNSGKSKIPRLLPSPTKQPMNVLSAIPKSSKSTTTGIPLLKKSAAIGQKIVNKQSSEIRKDLAGGRTSRLDQETGGIPRTHFARPSSLPYRPPHGGGTKEKCSTSPHRRAASTSLPRPTAVMRNAKIGTTKPPLKEVKTLTHRLPSDNGHLSFSEGEKLTVILEVDNKWLLCLRGEHKGLVPRSCVHAVQT, encoded by the exons ATGATGCTAGTGCTTCTTTTGTGCGTCATAATGAAGATAGCAGAGTTTTCAGTTGGGCGCAGCGAACTAGCGCCGTCCAAGTCGGTGCGCCCGGTTCGATCGGCTTCGCCGTCTGGCAATAAGCGAAAGCGACGTCATCGCCCATATAACCGGAAGCTGAGCGAGAAATGTGACTGTATTTTACAGAAAT GTGGGTCGAGGGATGCTGCCATGGATGAACCACATACACCTGGATCTGACTGTAATTCCAACCCATCCATGGATCCGTCATCTCAAGATCTCATAACTTCAGAGTTCGTTCACGACAACATGGACTATCAATGGTTCGCCGATTGTGG TTATAGGGACACAGGGCTGCATGTACACTCGAGTGTATTGTCCTCGCTATCCGCTTCGTATACTTGTGACGATCTGAGATATGATGCCGAGTGTCGATACCTTGATGCAAATTTCGCTGAAATTGATATGGAAAGTTTCCGGACTGCAGACATCCACTCTTTGCTCACTCTTCCCGTAATATGTACCGATCCTGTGCAGCACTCAGAG TCAAACTATCAAAGGGAAAGATATGCCAGCATGTCTGGCTCTATGATGGAAAAACTTGACTTTGATTCTCCCATCAGCCCCCATACTAGCAGCCAG GGAGAAGATTCTGCGTGTTCGACAACAGATACCATGTCCATATGCAAGTCGTCACTACTCTTCTCTCCTGTCAAGGAGACACCTGTGCTGCCACCAGGTGGCAGTTACAGCGTCGATTCCCTGGACTGTGAAGACGTTTTACTGACATGCCAAGCCCACAACAAAATTAACTACACAATTGCTTTTGAGGGGAGTATGACTATGTATTCCGACGGTTCGCAAGACTTTGAAAATCAAG aaaaacaaaatattcgtCAAATCCCAGATTTCTATTATGACAAAAAGttgaacttgaaaaatatgtttggCCTTTCAATGGCTAAATCAGACTCCAAAGTCTACACCACTTGGAGTAACTTGAAACATAGTCCAGCAAATAACGTTATGACTCGTCATCCATCTGGCAACAATAATACAATGCCCAATTTTCTCCAAGCAAACGGACAGCTGAATTtaaacttgaataaaaaaagtcaGAGTCTACCAGACCTCACGCAAACTCGAGAGCTGAGCCGGTATCCTCTTAACTTTTCT GTTGATTCGGCTGAATCAAATAATCACGTGGGCAATTTGCAAAGTTCAGGGTCAATCATCAGTCGTTCGATCAATGAAGATAGTTCCGAAAGCACGGACCACAtctcgacaaaaaaaaagctccAAAATTTGAGCCTAGTGAAACGTTTCATGAAGCAAAAAAGTATGAGTGCAGAAGGAATGAGTATGACCCTTGATCAATCGGGCTCAGCTAGCGACAGTGGTTGGCCAACAAGTAACAGTGAAAGTGGCAGCGGTAGTGGAACTCGTACTCAAATACATCAGcataatatcaataatacCTGTAATAATTTGACTTTGGAGAAtgatttttctataaattgGGTAAAGTCTgactattacaataataaaggAACAGAGCATACTTTTGCTGGTGAAGATTTTGACAATATTATAAGGAAACAATCACCGTTGTTGGAGGAATTTGAAGGAGAATTACAGTCTTCCGCATCTATTGAAGAATTGTCAGAGAgcatttcgaaaattgaatccATGGACGGCAGCAGGTGCGAGAAACACGAAAATTCTTTTCTGGAAGATACTGTTACGCAATCAAATACAGAACAGATAAACTCTTCCAGTAAGAATTCGCCACTTTCAAAAACCACTGGAACACAGGTGTTCACTCAAGTCGAGGACAATAGCGTCCAAACATCATTAATATATCTTACCAAAGACAAAAATTACCCATCGATTTGTGAAACCACCATTGAAAAAAGGCCGGCCTACATTGTTTACCCAAATTACACTCTACCAGACTTGTCGTTTTTGCAACTTGGACAGGGTAAATTTGACAAAGTAGCGTTAAGACCTCAGTGTTTTGACAGGGACCGAAGTAGATGGAGAAAGTACAACAAGTCCAACAGGCCATTCTCCTGCAATGACCTCGATGCCATGAAGCAGCGTGGATTCTCGCACATCAAAGATTGGGAGTCCCTGACGTTTCTGTTACCTGCGGAATATAAAAGAATTCTCCATGACGTTCCCGAAGCCTCAAAGCATGTCAAGCTAGCcgaggaaacaaaaaaaccacTATTCTGTTTGTCCCCGCAAATGCGGCACCGTGCTCGTATTATCGACGAGGCTACCCCAGATAATATTTCCTCTGCCAGTAGTATAGGCACACAACCGTCTTCAGGTTATAGAGGATCCTCAACAATTCTAACAGATTCATTGATCAATCAGCAAGGTGTACCAAATAATAGCAATCCCCTCTATTTATATCGATATGATAGTGCAAGCTCCGAAGCAAGCCTGACCTCCCAAGATACAAAGCAGTATAGGCCCTCCTGTAAACCAAAGATTAACGCACCGACCCTGCCTAAACGGTCCATCTCGCTGCCTCACGGAGACCGCGAAACTCGTTGCAACACGAAAGCACCTCCTCGACCTCCCCTTCCGAGAGGAATTTTGAGAAAAGACAAACTGACTAATAACAAAAGGTATAGCATGTTCGAGATGGGTGGTGTCAAAGAAGTGGAAAATCAACAGGTCACACctgaaacaaataaaagaaTGTCTCTGCAAGAACCTTACTACCTCAACAACGATCATCAGTCGCAGCAAATTCGTAGGTTAATTGATTCCGAAAAAGATGTTGATGAAGTAGAGGAACGTCTGTATTATGCAG AACTGTATCCAACTGAATGCAGTGACGAAATTATACAGTTGGAAGATTTTCTAAGGTGCAGCGGGTTTTCTTCACAAAGTAGCGACGGCGATAGCGAAGATCAAGACGTAAGGCTCAGGTCCTATGTTAGACAATTCTTGCGACTAAATATGAACAAAGatttggtgaaaaatgttgagaTGATGGAATCTCAGAAAAAGACTGTGAGCTTCGCAGTACAACAAAGGAaagaatttctcaaaaataaG GGTTGCACTCTAGGTTTCACAGCAAACAAACAGTCACTGGACGAAAGGAGGACATCTATTGCTGAGTCTCCCAGTGGCAGCAGTGAATTAAAATCCTTTACTACGAACGGAAAAAGTG ATATGCTCAGGTCTGTCAACAAGTCTGTGGGTCTAATATTGAACTACTGGCGTATAGAAACAGTCAAGGATGAACAGGTTCAAGATAATAGAAACGAGTGCACCCAACTCTGTCTGAGTAACTTGTGTCCTGCCTTATACGCTATCATGTGCGACGGTTTGCGGCCAAACATTAATTCGTCTTTCGGACCCTTAGCTAATAGTGTCTGGCAAGTGGTCGAGGCATCTTCTCAACAAGGCCCGTTAACTAAAACTCTGAACGAATTGGTACAAAAGATAAATGGTGAAGACTTTGTCACAGAAGGAATGCTCAAGTTCCACGCATTTGTGTTTGGCTTGCTGAA CTTGAGGGCACTGGATGCTTGGTTTGCATATTTGTGCACACGGGAATCTATCTTACGAAAGCACTACTCCAGAAGCAGTTTATTTGTTAGTTCTCTCGCCTGCGTTAATGCCCGAGAAATGGTGGATGCACTTTTGGACATTCTTCAACCTCTTGCATTGTGCCCGTTTCAACTGGATATGCTGTATCAGTACCGTCAACTTCACAACAGCTTGGGGCATATGAACAATCATCTAACAAAC GCTACTGTAGGCTTAAAATCTGTGGATTCGACAGAAGTGAGAGGTCCAAGTAAacgagaatttttcaacaatattgtTAGTCCTGTCAAGGTAAGACCACGATCCTGTGTAGACTATGCAAAAGGGGGAAATATGCAAGGTATCCTGCATGAGGCTAACTTGAACAACACTATTAAAAAACGTTGGAGTAATCTTCCATCTGGTTCAAAACTGATCCAAGCATTTGACAAGCTCACTTTAGAAGACTCCGAAGATTATACTGATAGTCTTGAACATTCGCCATTGAAAGTGGGGGCTCCTCAAAACGTTTCAGCTAAAATCAAATCTCCCCCAATTTCTACTGGTAAAGttgaaaatgaggaaatgTATCCCGGTGGtgtcaaattcaaaaaactgCAAGAAAAGTGGGAGCTCATGATtggaaaagaggaaaataaagagCAACCTATCGCCCGATCACCCGAATCTCCGGCTCGAACGCCAACAAATTCGGGGAAGTCAAAAATTCCCCGATTGCTGCCTTCCCCTACGAAACAGCCTATGAACGTGTTATCTGCCATTCCAAAAAGTTCGAAATCAACAACAACTGGTATAcctttgttgaaaaaatctgctgcaattggacaaaaaatcgtaaataaacAGTCCAGTGAAATCCGTAAAGATTTAGCAGGTGGTCGAACCAGTCGTCTTGACCAGGAGACAGGTGGCATTCCACGAACTCATTTTGCGAGGCCGAGTTCTTTGCCATACAGGCCGCCACATGGTGGTGGCACCAAAGAAAAATGCTCGACATCCCCTCATAGAAGAGCCGCGTCTACCTCGTTGCCAAGGCCCACAGCTGTCATGAGAAACGCTAAAATAGGAACGACAAAACCACCTCTCAA AGAAGTCAAGACACTCACCCACAGGTTACCATCGGACAACGGTCATCTTTCATTCAGCGAAGGTGAAAAGCTAACTGTTATTCTTGAAGTAGATAACAAGTGGTTACTTTGTTTGAGAGGTGAACACAAAGGTTTGGTTCCAAGATCGTGCGTGCACGCTGTACAAACCTGA